A portion of the Granulosicoccus antarcticus IMCC3135 genome contains these proteins:
- a CDS encoding membrane-bound PQQ-dependent dehydrogenase, glucose/quinate/shikimate family, with amino-acid sequence MIILLLLFVILGLSLLAGGIWLAVLGGSLYYAMAGAALIVVALLIRSRRGKAQLVYALLLAATAAWAIWESGYDWWPLATRLGLLMLLAIPLLWPAREASRKPAIALRCIWALTGALLLGSLFNDAHRIEGELTNESVVTNPQLGETGDNNDWSSYGRSNYGQRYSPLEQITPDNVAQLQPAWEYQTGDLKTPDDVTETTYEATPLKIGNRLFLCTPHNWLIALDADTGEEQWVYDAQVPAESQRQHQTCRGVSYLPAEGEPDTDTAEPLSSKPARTLAAMRCDAQLYMPTSDARLIAVDPVSGARCSNFAEDGVLDLMHNMPFEQAGYYYATSPPVVTQDLIVVAGAVNDNYDINAPSGVIRAYDARTGELRWNWDSANPDDTAPIAEGDTYATSSPNSWSVASADEELGLIYFPMGNRTPDQLGMYRTPAEEKYASSVVALSLETGEAQWVQQFVHHDLWDMDTPAQPSLVDIETEEGLQPGLVVPTKQGDVYVLNRETGEPLLPITEVPAPQGTVEGDWTSPTQPVSGLSFTPEPLQSKDMWGATLLDQMMCRIQFQSLRYEGRYTPPSEQGTLVYPGNFGVFNWGGVAVDPERQVMFGMPLYLAFTSKLVAKQDDKSPSGETNQGEQGLNENAGADYAVALSPFLSPLGIPCQQPPWGYVAGADLRTGKIHWKHKNGTIEDMTPLPLKVEMGVPGIGGPIITRGGVAFLAASVDDYFRAYRVTDGEQLWEQRIPAGGQATPMTYLNSQGEQMVVLVAGGHGSIGTAAGDYVLAYKLGAVGL; translated from the coding sequence ATGATTATCCTCCTACTCCTGTTCGTGATCCTCGGATTATCATTACTGGCTGGGGGGATATGGCTAGCTGTTCTCGGGGGCAGCCTCTACTACGCGATGGCTGGTGCGGCCTTGATAGTTGTCGCCTTGCTGATTCGCTCAAGGCGGGGCAAGGCGCAACTGGTGTATGCGCTGCTGCTGGCAGCCACTGCAGCCTGGGCAATCTGGGAGAGCGGCTATGACTGGTGGCCATTGGCGACTCGTCTGGGCTTGCTGATGTTGCTGGCGATACCCTTGCTATGGCCTGCCAGAGAGGCGAGCCGAAAACCGGCCATTGCTCTGCGGTGCATCTGGGCGTTAACCGGCGCCTTGCTGCTCGGCAGTCTCTTCAATGATGCTCATCGTATTGAGGGTGAACTGACGAACGAGTCCGTGGTAACCAACCCTCAACTCGGTGAGACTGGCGATAACAATGATTGGTCAAGTTATGGTCGCAGCAATTATGGTCAGCGCTATTCGCCACTGGAACAGATAACGCCTGACAATGTTGCCCAGTTGCAGCCGGCTTGGGAATACCAGACTGGGGATCTGAAAACACCGGACGATGTGACCGAGACCACCTACGAGGCAACGCCACTGAAAATCGGCAACCGCCTGTTCCTGTGTACACCTCACAACTGGCTGATCGCCCTGGATGCTGATACCGGTGAAGAGCAATGGGTTTATGACGCTCAGGTACCAGCAGAGAGTCAACGTCAGCACCAGACCTGTCGCGGCGTCTCCTATCTGCCAGCAGAAGGTGAACCAGACACAGACACTGCCGAGCCACTTTCTTCAAAGCCTGCCCGGACTCTGGCAGCCATGCGTTGCGACGCTCAACTGTATATGCCGACCTCAGATGCACGCCTGATTGCGGTTGATCCAGTGAGCGGTGCACGCTGCAGCAACTTCGCTGAAGACGGTGTGCTCGACCTGATGCACAACATGCCTTTTGAACAAGCAGGCTACTACTACGCAACCTCGCCTCCCGTGGTGACACAGGACCTGATAGTGGTTGCAGGAGCCGTAAACGACAACTACGACATCAATGCCCCCTCTGGCGTGATTCGCGCCTATGACGCCCGAACGGGGGAGTTGCGCTGGAATTGGGATTCAGCGAACCCTGATGACACCGCACCGATTGCCGAGGGCGATACCTACGCCACCAGTTCACCCAATAGCTGGTCGGTCGCCAGTGCAGATGAAGAGCTTGGACTGATCTACTTCCCCATGGGTAATCGCACCCCGGACCAGCTGGGCATGTATCGCACGCCAGCGGAAGAGAAATACGCAAGCTCCGTAGTGGCATTGAGTTTAGAGACAGGTGAAGCGCAATGGGTGCAGCAGTTTGTTCATCATGACTTGTGGGACATGGATACCCCAGCGCAACCGAGCCTGGTGGATATTGAAACTGAAGAAGGTCTGCAGCCAGGACTGGTTGTGCCAACCAAGCAAGGTGACGTCTACGTTCTGAACCGGGAAACCGGTGAGCCACTGCTACCCATTACCGAAGTGCCTGCTCCGCAAGGTACGGTAGAAGGTGATTGGACATCCCCCACACAACCGGTTTCTGGACTTAGTTTCACCCCAGAGCCACTACAGTCCAAAGACATGTGGGGTGCCACCCTACTGGACCAGATGATGTGCCGTATTCAATTCCAGTCACTGCGATACGAAGGGCGCTACACCCCTCCTTCCGAACAAGGCACGCTGGTGTATCCCGGCAATTTCGGTGTTTTCAACTGGGGCGGCGTTGCGGTGGACCCCGAACGTCAAGTCATGTTCGGTATGCCTTTGTACCTGGCTTTCACCTCAAAACTGGTAGCCAAGCAGGACGACAAATCACCCAGTGGAGAAACCAACCAGGGTGAACAAGGCCTGAACGAGAACGCCGGTGCCGACTACGCCGTGGCACTCAGCCCCTTCCTGTCGCCGCTGGGCATTCCTTGTCAGCAGCCACCTTGGGGCTACGTTGCAGGCGCTGACTTGCGTACTGGCAAGATTCACTGGAAACACAAGAACGGCACCATTGAAGATATGACCCCGCTTCCCCTGAAAGTGGAAATGGGCGTACCCGGTATCGGTGGCCCCATCATCACCCGAGGCGGTGTCGCCTTTCTGGCAGCCAGCGTCGACGACTACTTTCGCGCCTATCGTGTGACTGATGGCGAGCAACTGTGGGAGCAGCGTATCCCGGCTGGCGGTCAGGCCACACCGATGACTTACCTGAATAGCCAAGGTGAGCAGATGGTGGTTCTGGTGGCCGGTGGTCATGGGTCGATCGGGACAGCGGCCGGGGATTATGTGTTGGCTTACAAGTTGGGTGCCGTTGGGCTTTAG
- a CDS encoding endonuclease/exonuclease/phosphatase family protein translates to MSPKPETMRRIFTAAILLLVGLGATGCGSSPTTLPNRIPDTLRIATYNVHYIVLGKETGAWSVGDWERRKGPLNTAFGALDADIVSFQEMESFSRGSDGGVNLTLDWLLEKNPGYAAAAVGDWREFPSTQPIFYRKSRLKLLQQGWYFFSDTPDIIYSPTYNGSYPAFASWARFEDLESGNAFTVVNMHFEFKSFSNRTKSAALVAERTAPLIEAGEHVLLAGDLNAWHGMQPLETLEQIGLNFLPVRGTTYHMNHGINLMGAIDHIAHTEGLQAVGEPVVLRQKFDGEWPTDHYPVIADFRFSIN, encoded by the coding sequence ATGAGTCCAAAACCTGAAACCATGCGTCGGATATTTACAGCGGCAATCCTATTGCTGGTTGGATTGGGTGCCACCGGGTGCGGTTCCAGTCCAACCACGCTACCGAACCGTATCCCCGATACTCTACGGATTGCCACCTACAACGTTCACTACATTGTGCTTGGCAAAGAGACCGGCGCCTGGTCTGTGGGTGACTGGGAACGCAGAAAGGGGCCACTGAATACCGCCTTCGGTGCACTGGACGCGGATATCGTCTCTTTTCAGGAGATGGAAAGCTTTTCCAGAGGCAGTGATGGCGGTGTCAATCTGACGCTGGACTGGCTGCTGGAGAAGAACCCGGGCTATGCGGCCGCAGCTGTCGGTGACTGGCGCGAGTTCCCATCCACCCAACCGATCTTCTACCGGAAAAGCCGTCTGAAGTTATTACAGCAAGGGTGGTACTTCTTCTCGGATACCCCGGATATCATCTACTCACCTACCTACAACGGCTCCTACCCGGCGTTCGCATCCTGGGCACGTTTCGAGGATCTTGAGAGCGGCAATGCTTTCACTGTCGTGAATATGCACTTCGAGTTCAAGAGCTTCTCCAATCGCACCAAGTCCGCCGCGCTGGTGGCTGAACGAACCGCACCGCTCATCGAGGCGGGAGAACACGTCCTGCTTGCAGGCGACTTGAATGCCTGGCACGGTATGCAGCCGCTCGAGACACTGGAGCAGATCGGGCTGAACTTCCTGCCGGTACGCGGTACCACCTACCATATGAATCACGGTATCAACCTCATGGGCGCCATCGATCATATCGCGCACACAGAGGGCCTACAAGCAGTCGGCGAGCCTGTGGTTCTTCGACAGAAGTTCGACGGCGAGTGGCCGACCGACCATTACCCGGTGATAGCGGACTTTCGATTTTCGATCAATTGA
- a CDS encoding virulence RhuM family protein produces the protein MKNNVEIYQSEEGRVSVRVLHELDTVWLTQRQMGELFATTPENVLMHMKNIYKEQELEERATAKKFLVVQTEGKRQVERNLQHYNLDAILSVGYRVNSKQSVQFRQWATNTLREHLLKGYSVDQHHFEQNAAVLRQALVLIEKTARAPELKAEAGSGLVSIVSRYTRTFSWLQQYDEGLLEEPEGQAGGKLPSPRDAMERLVELWSLPVCGFFAPKRSPAQRA, from the coding sequence ATGAAAAACAACGTAGAAATCTACCAATCTGAAGAAGGTAGAGTCAGTGTCAGAGTGCTCCATGAGCTGGACACCGTGTGGTTGACTCAACGACAAATGGGAGAGTTGTTTGCAACTACTCCGGAAAATGTGTTGATGCACATGAAAAATATCTACAAAGAACAAGAGCTTGAGGAACGGGCAACTGCTAAGAAATTCTTGGTAGTTCAAACTGAAGGCAAGCGTCAGGTGGAAAGGAATCTGCAGCACTACAACCTGGATGCCATTCTTTCGGTCGGTTATCGGGTCAACAGCAAGCAAAGCGTGCAGTTTCGACAGTGGGCGACCAACACTCTGCGTGAGCACTTGTTAAAAGGCTATTCTGTCGATCAACATCATTTCGAGCAAAATGCGGCAGTGTTACGCCAGGCCCTTGTTCTGATCGAGAAAACTGCACGTGCACCTGAGTTGAAGGCTGAGGCAGGCAGCGGTCTTGTCAGTATCGTCAGCCGCTATACCCGGACATTCTCGTGGTTACAACAGTACGATGAGGGCCTGCTTGAAGAGCCTGAGGGTCAGGCAGGAGGTAAGCTTCCCAGTCCACGTGATGCCATGGAAAGATTGGTCGAACTGTGGAGCCTTCCTGTTTGTGGATTTTTTGCACCGAAACGCTCGCCTGCTCAACGAGCGTGA
- a CDS encoding phasin family protein, whose product MSSAQQSAKKQINQFSELQSKSVQPMRIFGGLAADAIEQLVRKNYAVMGDFLDFSVKQVQLPISGNNPQEIFSSRMQEFSAFGELMNSRASEYAELVSTLSDRTRETTNEAAEQVREVANDATDQTKRLTDSAISQTKEAMNDAADRTEEAVEDASSNAKKAANDATDNAKKAADDATDNAKKATDKAADNAKSGAAKASNSAKKTASKAKTSA is encoded by the coding sequence ATGAGTTCAGCACAACAATCAGCCAAAAAGCAGATCAATCAATTTTCCGAATTACAGTCCAAGTCAGTCCAGCCAATGCGAATCTTCGGCGGCCTGGCTGCTGATGCGATAGAACAGCTCGTTCGCAAGAACTACGCGGTCATGGGAGACTTCCTCGATTTTTCCGTCAAGCAAGTGCAGCTTCCAATCAGTGGTAACAACCCACAAGAGATCTTCTCTTCGCGCATGCAGGAATTCAGTGCCTTTGGCGAACTGATGAATAGCCGCGCATCAGAGTATGCAGAGTTGGTCAGCACGTTGTCTGATCGTACTCGGGAAACGACCAATGAGGCTGCCGAACAAGTTCGCGAAGTAGCCAACGATGCAACCGATCAGACAAAGCGACTTACTGATAGCGCCATCTCGCAGACAAAAGAGGCAATGAATGACGCTGCCGATCGTACCGAAGAGGCTGTTGAAGATGCCAGTAGCAATGCGAAGAAGGCTGCCAACGATGCGACTGACAATGCAAAAAAAGCAGCTGACGATGCAACTGACAACGCCAAGAAAGCGACTGATAAAGCGGCTGACAATGCGAAGAGTGGTGCTGCCAAGGCTTCCAACAGCGCGAAGAAGACTGCTTCCAAAGCAAAGACAAGCGCCTGA
- a CDS encoding transcriptional regulator, which produces MTKKVAAKRSPVVFPKNRKILEQLGENIRLACKRRAYTQTLISERTGLGRLTIRKIEQGDPTVSIGHYVAVLSVLGLVEDFAQVANDDELGRKLQDIKLLGEQKRHSQ; this is translated from the coding sequence ATGACCAAAAAGGTTGCTGCCAAACGTAGTCCGGTGGTCTTTCCCAAAAATCGGAAAATTCTGGAACAGCTGGGAGAGAATATCAGGCTGGCCTGTAAACGCCGCGCTTATACACAAACCCTGATCTCTGAGCGGACCGGACTAGGCAGGTTGACCATTCGCAAGATAGAACAGGGAGATCCCACTGTTTCTATCGGCCACTATGTCGCTGTGCTCAGCGTTTTGGGACTGGTGGAAGATTTCGCACAGGTGGCCAATGACGATGAACTTGGCCGGAAGCTGCAGGACATAAAACTTCTGGGCGAACAGAAACGGCATTCGCAATGA
- a CDS encoding LysR substrate-binding domain-containing protein, translated as MASNNGEIVLQWALHGRGILLRSMWDVGPMLKEKTLVRVLDAYSQNADVWAVYSTRSANLAKLRVCLDFLEQHFSELDASA; from the coding sequence ATGGCATCGAATAATGGCGAGATCGTGCTGCAGTGGGCCTTGCACGGACGCGGGATCCTGCTGCGCTCCATGTGGGATGTTGGCCCCATGCTGAAAGAGAAAACGCTGGTCAGAGTGCTCGATGCCTACAGCCAGAATGCCGACGTCTGGGCTGTCTATTCGACACGCTCTGCCAATCTTGCGAAGCTTCGTGTCTGCCTGGACTTTCTCGAACAACACTTCAGTGAACTTGACGCCAGCGCGTGA
- a CDS encoding Abi family protein has translation MDYSKPALSFKQQVALLSDRGLTIGDSRKAEIFLSHTNYYRLAAYTIPYQIGNGNHQFVQGTHLDRIIADYEFDRSLRLLLLDAIERMEVSLRAHWAYFMGHKFGAHGYAQYHKRIYKNQHRLNQSLSELEAQVDRSSEPFIAHYKNTYSESLPPAWVVCEVMSLGLLSKMYSNLSAYTVRREISAIYKMDEGFLEGFLEHLSYVRNVCAHHGRVWNRHLMKKMPLPRGKPAGLRDNINVEAETEHKIYNTLVLLMHCISVVSMPCSHWCQKLESLLDDFDMDITAMGFPPDWKDRPLWKLHLNGDL, from the coding sequence ATGGATTATTCCAAGCCTGCACTATCTTTCAAGCAGCAAGTAGCTCTTTTGAGCGACAGAGGACTGACGATTGGCGACAGTCGTAAAGCTGAGATTTTCCTTTCTCACACCAACTACTACCGACTGGCAGCGTATACGATCCCCTACCAGATCGGAAATGGGAATCATCAATTTGTTCAAGGCACTCATCTCGACCGAATCATTGCCGACTATGAGTTCGATCGCTCCCTGAGATTATTGTTGCTGGATGCCATTGAGCGTATGGAAGTGTCGCTCCGTGCGCATTGGGCTTATTTCATGGGTCACAAATTTGGAGCTCATGGCTACGCTCAATACCACAAACGAATATACAAAAACCAACACAGACTGAACCAAAGCCTCAGTGAGCTAGAGGCTCAAGTAGACAGAAGCAGTGAGCCATTTATCGCCCACTACAAAAACACGTACAGCGAATCATTACCACCCGCTTGGGTTGTTTGCGAGGTCATGTCACTGGGTCTGCTATCGAAGATGTACAGTAACCTCAGTGCCTATACTGTTCGCCGTGAGATCTCTGCAATTTACAAAATGGATGAAGGCTTCCTGGAAGGGTTTCTTGAACATTTATCTTACGTCCGAAATGTCTGTGCTCACCATGGTCGCGTGTGGAACCGGCACCTGATGAAGAAAATGCCCTTGCCTAGAGGCAAACCAGCAGGCCTGAGGGACAATATCAATGTCGAAGCTGAAACTGAACACAAGATTTACAATACGCTCGTCTTGCTCATGCACTGTATATCTGTTGTATCAATGCCCTGTAGCCACTGGTGTCAAAAGCTGGAAAGCCTTTTGGATGATTTTGACATGGATATCACCGCAATGGGGTTTCCGCCAGATTGGAAAGATCGGCCATTGTGGAAACTTCATTTGAATGGCGACTTATAG
- a CDS encoding GIY-YIG nuclease family protein, protein MTQIGKTIQIFLPDGNPRGLRVAEITSRTVSAVQIPRSKLDQAALRAELSGVGVYLLFGSDAAKPRVYIGEAENCLSRLKQHNKQKDFWAQAIAFISKTQHFTKTHIKYLEWLCCDTAQRVNRFTLENGNTPSKPHVQESVEADLLDNFDSMQLLVSTLGYPVFDEIKKPDNAHLVFCKGKSADAEGEYSEEGLTVFKGSTCNLIGTPSLGNWAVSARAELVDSGTLSEQDGLLVFQEDHVFTSPSTAAVVVLARQANGWLEWKYKSGKTLDEVVRQSPR, encoded by the coding sequence ATGACTCAGATTGGCAAGACGATTCAGATATTCCTGCCGGATGGAAATCCCAGAGGACTACGCGTTGCTGAAATCACCAGTCGCACGGTAAGTGCAGTCCAGATTCCGCGTTCCAAGCTTGATCAGGCGGCCTTGAGAGCCGAGCTTTCAGGTGTTGGGGTATATCTGCTCTTCGGTTCAGACGCGGCCAAACCCAGGGTATACATTGGTGAGGCAGAAAATTGTCTCAGCCGACTCAAGCAACACAACAAGCAGAAAGACTTCTGGGCACAGGCGATAGCGTTCATATCAAAAACTCAGCATTTCACGAAAACCCATATCAAGTATCTTGAATGGCTTTGCTGCGATACTGCGCAACGGGTTAACCGGTTTACCCTTGAGAACGGCAACACGCCCAGCAAGCCTCATGTTCAAGAATCAGTGGAAGCGGATCTTCTGGACAACTTCGACTCAATGCAATTACTGGTGTCCACCCTTGGCTACCCAGTCTTTGATGAAATAAAAAAACCCGACAATGCGCATCTTGTTTTCTGCAAAGGCAAGAGCGCGGATGCCGAAGGGGAGTATTCCGAAGAAGGACTTACAGTGTTCAAGGGATCGACCTGCAATCTTATAGGGACTCCTAGTCTGGGAAATTGGGCAGTCAGTGCTCGTGCCGAATTAGTTGATTCCGGAACGCTGTCTGAACAAGATGGTCTACTAGTGTTTCAGGAAGATCATGTCTTCACATCACCAAGTACCGCCGCTGTTGTAGTTTTGGCAAGA